One genomic region from Populus nigra chromosome 8, ddPopNigr1.1, whole genome shotgun sequence encodes:
- the LOC133700457 gene encoding aquaporin TIP2-1-like produces MAGIAFGRFHDSFSLGSLKAYLAEFISTLLFVFAGVGSAMAYNKLTGDAALDPAGLVAIAVCHGFALFVAVAVGANISGGHVNPAVTFGLALGGQMTILTGIFYWIAQLLGSIVACYLLKVVTGGLAVPIHSVAAGVGDIEGVVMEIIITFALVYTVYATAADPKKGSLGTIAPIAIGFIVGANILAAGPFSGGSMNPARSFGPAVASGDFHDNWIYWVGPLIGGGLAGLIYGNLYITDHSPSSYEF; encoded by the exons ATGGCTGGAATAGCCTTCGGTCGCTTTCATGATTCTTTCAGTTTAGGCTCTCTCAAAGCCTATCTTGCTGAATTTATCTCAACTTTGCTCTTCGTTTTTGCTGGTGTTGGCTCAGCCATGGCTTACA ATAAGCTGACAGGTGATGCAGCTCTTGATCCAGCCGGGCTAGTAGCCATTGCTGTTTGCCATGGATTTGCGCTCTTTGTTGCAGTTGCTGTTGGTGCCAACATCTCCGGTGGCCATGTCAACCCTGCTGTCACTTTTGGCTTGGCTCTTGGTGGTCAAATGACCATCCTCACCGGCATATTCTACTGGATTGCCCAACTCCTTGGCTCCATCGTTGCATGCTACCTTCTCAAAGTTGTCACCGGAGGCTTG GCAGTCCCCATCCACAGTGTTGCAGCTGGAGTAGGAGACATTGAAGGAGTCGTCATGGAGATCATCATCACGTTTGCCTTGGTTTACACTGTCTACGCAACTGCTGCTGACCCCAAGAAGGGATCCCTCGGCACCATTGCCCCCATTGCCATCGGTTTCATTGTTGGTGCCAACATCCTGGCTGCAGGCCCATTTTCTGGTGGATCCATGAACCCAGCCCGCTCCTTTGGGCCAGCTGTGGCTAGTGGTGACTTCCATGACAACTGGATCTACTGGGTTGGGCCTCTTATTGGTGGAGGGCTAGCTGGACTTATCTATGGAAACTTATACATCACTGATCATAGTCCTTCGTCCTATGAGTTCTAA